One part of the Prochlorococcus marinus str. MIT 9313 genome encodes these proteins:
- the trxA gene encoding thioredoxin, translating to MSNAAAVTDASFEQDVLQSDVPVLVDFWAPWCGPCRMVAPIVDEIAKEFESKIKVFKLNTDENPNVASQYGIRSIPTLMVFKGGQKVDTVVGAVPKATLSGTISKYL from the coding sequence ATGTCCAATGCCGCCGCAGTTACCGACGCCTCCTTCGAGCAGGACGTCCTTCAAAGCGACGTGCCTGTGCTAGTTGATTTCTGGGCGCCTTGGTGTGGCCCATGTCGCATGGTTGCTCCGATCGTCGATGAGATTGCCAAGGAATTCGAGAGCAAGATCAAAGTCTTCAAGCTCAACACTGACGAAAACCCCAACGTCGCAAGCCAATACGGTATTCGCAGTATCCCCACCCTGATGGTGTTCAAAGGAGGTCAAAAAGTCGACACAGTTGTTGGTGCAGTGCCCAAAGCCACGCTTTCAGGAACCATTTCAAAGTACCTCTGA
- the hisH gene encoding imidazole glycerol phosphate synthase subunit HisH, which translates to MITRLGLIDYGMGNLRSVQIAFERLHKALHIVRQPADLSRCDALILPGVGAFDPAMVHLEQTRLVPDLKSWVKGGRPLLGICLGLQLLFESSDEGNATGLGLLKGHVQRLPSNQGERIPHMGWAALEHRNDCPLLDKEDPDSWMYFVHSYAAVPSQNSDLAAIAPFGRDNITAMVWKGRLGACQFHPEKSAAAGERMLRRWLNWLETGAKPVP; encoded by the coding sequence TTGATTACACGTCTAGGCTTAATTGATTACGGCATGGGCAATCTGCGCTCTGTGCAGATTGCCTTTGAAAGGCTCCACAAGGCTCTTCACATAGTGAGGCAGCCCGCCGACCTCAGCCGCTGTGATGCCTTGATCTTGCCTGGAGTCGGTGCCTTTGATCCCGCCATGGTGCACCTTGAGCAGACCAGATTGGTTCCAGACCTCAAGAGTTGGGTGAAAGGAGGACGACCTCTGCTAGGCATCTGTCTGGGCCTGCAGTTGTTGTTCGAATCGAGTGACGAAGGAAATGCCACCGGCCTAGGGTTGCTTAAGGGCCACGTTCAACGACTGCCCTCCAATCAAGGCGAACGCATTCCCCACATGGGCTGGGCTGCTCTAGAACATCGAAACGACTGCCCGCTGCTTGACAAGGAAGATCCAGACAGCTGGATGTATTTCGTGCATTCCTATGCTGCAGTCCCCAGCCAAAACAGTGATCTTGCGGCCATAGCGCCGTTTGGCCGAGACAACATCACAGCGATGGTCTGGAAAGGCCGACTAGGGGCCTGTCAGTTTCACCCAGAGAAATCCGCCGCAGCCGGCGAGCGCATGCTGCGGCGTTGGCTGAATTGGCTGGAGACCGGCGCAAAACCTGTGCCATGA
- the petG gene encoding cytochrome b6-f complex subunit V, which translates to MIEPLLCGIVLGLIPVTLLGLFVDAWNQYRRDTVLGDW; encoded by the coding sequence ATGATCGAACCACTTCTCTGCGGCATCGTTCTGGGTTTAATTCCGGTCACTTTGCTTGGATTGTTTGTGGATGCTTGGAATCAGTATCGTCGCGATACTGTTCTGGGGGATTGGTGA
- a CDS encoding c-type cytochrome, which yields MTGPSSNNQRKNGFIGPLVVLAAAVCIAILLWVLGHSQRDPYVNATLDLEGSLEQGGRLFRINCAGCHGITAQGNLGPNLLDVSERRNDAQLIRQVVSGNTPPMPRFQLEPQEMADLLAYLNSLN from the coding sequence GTGACGGGCCCGTCATCAAACAATCAAAGAAAAAACGGGTTCATTGGACCCCTAGTGGTACTGGCAGCAGCTGTCTGCATTGCAATTTTGTTATGGGTACTAGGGCACTCACAACGAGACCCCTACGTCAACGCCACCCTTGATTTAGAGGGATCTTTGGAGCAAGGAGGTCGGCTGTTCCGCATCAACTGCGCTGGCTGCCACGGGATTACTGCCCAAGGAAACTTAGGCCCGAATCTCCTTGACGTGAGCGAACGCCGCAACGACGCCCAGCTGATCAGGCAAGTGGTAAGCGGCAATACGCCGCCCATGCCCAGGTTCCAGCTTGAGCCTCAAGAAATGGCCGACCTACTGGCTTATTTAAATTCCCTGAATTGA
- a CDS encoding RNA methyltransferase: protein MNKDIRSIQTTVVLVEPIGPLNLGSVARLCANFGVQELRLVSPRCDPADPEARRMAVHGVAMLKQAKQFSCLLDAVADCHRVVASCGRLDHGNIPLQTPEQAVPWLLESMSAAPVALVFGREDRGLTNEELQLAQRVLTLHSSHGYPSLNLSHAVAIVLHELQRCQGQGTLREGQSAWPDPASPRQLDACLTDAQDLLLEVGFLLSHTAQARMAKVRGLLQRAAVRPEEVALLRGMVRQLRWAIHSRHS from the coding sequence TTGAACAAGGACATCCGCTCAATCCAAACGACTGTTGTTCTGGTTGAGCCAATTGGTCCACTGAATCTGGGCAGTGTGGCCAGACTCTGCGCCAACTTCGGAGTACAAGAACTACGCCTGGTCTCGCCCCGCTGCGACCCTGCTGATCCCGAGGCAAGACGCATGGCTGTCCATGGCGTAGCAATGCTTAAGCAGGCAAAACAATTCTCATGCTTGCTCGATGCCGTAGCTGACTGTCACAGAGTTGTAGCCAGCTGCGGCCGATTGGATCATGGCAACATCCCCCTGCAAACCCCCGAACAAGCAGTGCCATGGTTACTAGAGAGCATGAGTGCAGCACCTGTGGCACTGGTATTTGGCCGTGAAGACAGGGGCCTAACCAACGAGGAACTTCAACTCGCCCAACGTGTACTCACTCTGCACAGCTCCCACGGATATCCATCCCTCAACCTCTCGCATGCAGTAGCGATCGTGCTGCATGAGCTACAACGTTGCCAAGGGCAAGGAACGCTCAGGGAAGGGCAATCGGCATGGCCGGACCCAGCATCACCTCGTCAACTCGACGCATGCTTAACAGACGCACAGGATCTCCTGTTAGAGGTGGGATTTCTTTTGAGCCATACGGCCCAAGCCCGCATGGCCAAAGTCCGTGGTTTACTTCAACGCGCTGCCGTCCGTCCCGAGGAAGTAGCCCTGCTGAGAGGGATGGTGAGGCAACTTCGCTGGGCCATCCATTCTCGTCACTCTTAA
- a CDS encoding serine hydrolase codes for MSSSRPYRNRSNGAGPLRLLLRLILMGIGLGVITGSALKMLGPQVKQGKLDLPEWLPGRNWISLKGLPSRFNIVEEATNPMLSNGNSLQLGNFQTKQELTTLSNRWRELAKQQKDLQASAFLLVLDDGRYAELSAETALPAASSIKTAILLVALELIDSGQLSWNEPLKLTKEIIGGGAGWMASKPLGSQFPAHEVATEMIRVSDNTATNLLIQRIGGKDVLNARFNALGLSSTVVNNWLPDLQGTNTTSSHDLARAIALVDTGKALSPRTRDLFREAMSTSVSNRLLPGGFLKGLGGKQGEPDNSLLAKGYRIYNKTGDIGIAYADAGLIELPDGSRAVAGFMVKGPFNDPRSTELIRDMAAAMAPVLKPKPSTPRTESTNSNQP; via the coding sequence TTGTCAAGCAGTCGCCCTTACCGCAACCGCTCAAACGGGGCTGGACCCCTACGGCTTTTGTTGCGTCTGATCTTGATGGGCATCGGCCTCGGCGTGATTACAGGTTCAGCGCTCAAGATGCTCGGCCCACAGGTGAAGCAGGGCAAACTGGACTTGCCGGAGTGGCTTCCTGGGCGAAATTGGATTTCCCTGAAGGGCCTCCCCAGTCGCTTCAACATCGTTGAGGAAGCCACAAACCCCATGCTCAGCAATGGGAATAGTTTGCAACTAGGCAATTTCCAGACGAAGCAAGAACTCACAACGTTGAGCAACCGCTGGAGAGAACTGGCCAAGCAACAAAAAGACTTACAAGCAAGCGCATTCTTGCTAGTGCTTGATGATGGACGCTATGCCGAGCTCTCCGCCGAGACAGCACTGCCTGCTGCTAGCTCAATCAAAACAGCAATCCTGCTGGTAGCTCTCGAACTCATCGATTCCGGTCAGCTCAGCTGGAATGAACCCCTGAAGCTCACGAAAGAGATTATTGGTGGTGGTGCTGGCTGGATGGCCAGCAAGCCGCTTGGCAGCCAATTCCCTGCCCACGAAGTTGCCACCGAGATGATTCGGGTGAGCGATAACACCGCCACCAATCTGCTGATTCAACGCATTGGTGGCAAGGACGTCCTCAATGCACGCTTCAATGCTCTCGGCCTGAGCTCCACGGTGGTGAATAACTGGTTGCCGGATCTACAAGGCACCAATACCACCAGCAGCCACGATCTGGCACGGGCCATCGCACTTGTCGATACTGGGAAAGCCCTTAGCCCACGCACACGGGATCTATTCAGGGAGGCAATGAGCACCTCCGTCAGCAACCGCCTATTACCTGGTGGATTTCTTAAGGGACTGGGCGGCAAGCAAGGAGAGCCTGACAACAGCCTCCTGGCAAAGGGCTACCGCATCTACAACAAAACCGGCGACATCGGCATCGCTTATGCGGATGCTGGCCTAATCGAACTACCTGATGGCAGTCGTGCAGTGGCAGGGTTCATGGTGAAAGGCCCCTTCAACGACCCCCGCTCCACAGAACTAATCCGCGACATGGCAGCCGCTATGGCTCCAGTACTCAAGCCAAAGCCATCGACACCTCGAACGGAATCAACAAACAGCAATCAGCCATGA